The DNA region CCCCAATCCGCAAACTACAGGACTACCACACCCGCCCGGATCGCCTCGAGTTATACAAGGACGTACTGTTTGATTACCAACCCGATATTGTTCACTGCTGCCACCTGCTCCACCTCGGGGTGGACTTTCTCACCGCGTGTGACGACTTGAACATCCCGGTCACGGCAACGCTGACCGATCTCTGGGGCATTTGCTGGGCCGGCCAAATGGTCAAACCATGTGACAACCAACTGTGCAGCGGCCCCGGCAAGAATGCCATCCACTGCGCCGCCGACTTCCTGCAGGTCAAGAAAGCCACAGGAAATTTCTCCTCTTCTCTTGAGAAGCACCTCAGCAGCCTTCCCTCCGGCCCGCTTCAGCGATCCGCAATCCGGGCAGCCTCGAGCCTCCCACGCTCGATCCGCGACCAGTGGATCCCTGACCTCGCCAGCATCCGAAAACGCAACGGAACCATGGCGGAAGCCTTTTCCAGTTTCCGTGAGGTCTGGTACCCAAGCCGCTTCCTGCAAGAGTCGTGCGAGGAATTCGGGCTCATCGAACCAGGATTGGGCAAACTCCTCACCTACGGCATCCGCATCCCAAACGCAGAAGAAAAGCAGGCGTTGCAATCCCTGCCGAACCGAGAAGGGCCTGCATTTGCCTTCATCGGCCAGATGGCGAGGCACAAAGGTCTCGATTTGCTGATTGATGCTTTTGCGGCAGCCAAGATTCCTGGAGCGACCTTGTCGATTCACGGGAAGCCTAACCCAGGCGACCCTCACGCATCGGCAATCCTCGACCAAATCAAGCATACTCCCGGCGTTACATACTGCGGATCCTTCAACGGCGATGACATTTACACCGTCCTACGTGACGTCGATGCGGTGGTCGTGCCGTCGATCTGGCATGAAAATGCACCGCTGGTCATGCTTGAAGCGCTGTCGGCAGGTCGGCCGGTGCTCACCTCCCGCGCCAGGGGCATGGTAGACTTCGTCGAGCACGGCCGCACGGGCTTGATCTTCGACATGAACTCAACCCTGGCCATCCGCGAGGCATTGGTCGAGTTCGCGTCCAATCAGGATAAAATCCAACAACACTGCCTGAAGAACCCAGGCTACCAATTCACACCGGCCGATCACGCCGCGGCACTACGCGAAGGCCTGACCCGCCATGCTCTGCCAGCCAACCGAGCCCCGATGCGCCGAGGATGCCCGCCGTTGGCTCGGTTCCTGACCATGCGCGGGGTGGAGACCCCACTCTTCTCCAAAAGCGTGGCGGAGTTTGCGCTAAAAGCCGGCCAAGCCGGAGCAAAAGGATGCGAGGTCCGCATCCCGGCATCGCCCTGCCTGAACCGCGAAAGCTGGGATGCTGCATTTTCCATCCCAAAGCCCCCCTCAGCCAAGTCCACGCCTGCACCGACCAGCAATGCGCTGGGCTCTACATTCCCCACGTTGGAGCGCAGCAAACTGCTCTTGCGTCCCCAGCAAAAGCCCTACGCCAGCCTTTGGGGGAAAGGCACGGTTACCATGCAATGGCACAAGCTTCAGCAGATCGACACGTGCACCACAATCCGCCTCTGCGCCCGCCCGAAGAACGGAACCGCCTCAAAACTTAAAATCACCGGAACCCAAGAGACTGCCGGAGATGAATCCTCCATCGAACTCGTCCACAACTGGAACTGGTCAAGCAAACACTGGACCGAGATCGAGCTCGATCTGGAGGCACTGCGCAAGCACCTGACAACGATCTCCCGCATCGAATGGATCCCAATGAACGAAAAAGCCGAATGGAAGTTGGATGTGGCGGGCTTTGATCTACTCCACCCTCCGCTGCATCCTCGGGCTCACCACGATCCGCCCATTGCGCCTGCGGAAGCCCGATCCAGCGCCGCCAGCTAACTCACCGCCGCAGCGCACCCAAAGATCCCGCAATCCTCTCTATTCCAGCCGATTGCACCCGCGGATAATCCACGAAGGTATCCCTTGCAAGATTGACAAATCGCCACGACATATAGAGGCAATCCACCCCGCAAAACAAGGTGCGCGGCCCCAATGGCCGCTCAGAAATGACCCATCAGGGGAATCGGATTGCAGCCCGGCTTGCCCATTCATCCCGCCACCACCACGGTAGGCAGATGCGCGGCCATCACGGTTTCCTCCTGAAACCCACACCGGGCAACCCAGATAGTAGGAATGAAAAGCGTAATCAAATTCATCGGCAAAATCCTCGGCAAAGAGGAAGGCGCATCCGCCCCTGCCGACAAGCAAACCAAACCAGCCGCCCCAGAAACCAAAACGAAAAGCGGCAACCCTGGCGACTGGTCGCCAAGCGACGGACCGGCACCGAAGAAGCGTCCGGCAAAGAAGAAGCGCAGCGGCAACCGCCCACGCAACGAGTCCGGCGAAGTACGCCGCGAGTCCCAGTCCCGCAGGCGCAAGCCACAGGGCGAAAAGCCTGCAGATGGAGGATCCAAGGACGACAAGCCTCGCAGCGAGTCGCCTAAGAGCGGATCCGACGAACGCAAACCACGCCGCCGCTCCGAAGGTGGCGACCGCCGCCGTGGCGGACGCTCCGGTGGGGGCCGTGGACGCGAGCGCAAGGAAGAGAAGGAACTCACCTTCGCTCCAGACGCTCCAAACCCACCACACTGGGAGATCGCCGATGCCTCGGCCGTCGAACTCGGCGAAGACAATCAAT from Sulfuriroseicoccus oceanibius includes:
- a CDS encoding glycosyltransferase, whose amino-acid sequence is MRVLITVHQFFPEFTLGTERYTLALAKGLQAMGDDVTVLTVDLTPSPESMGHPIREYHWDGIRVLAVDSSTSPIRKLQDYHTRPDRLELYKDVLFDYQPDIVHCCHLLHLGVDFLTACDDLNIPVTATLTDLWGICWAGQMVKPCDNQLCSGPGKNAIHCAADFLQVKKATGNFSSSLEKHLSSLPSGPLQRSAIRAASSLPRSIRDQWIPDLASIRKRNGTMAEAFSSFREVWYPSRFLQESCEEFGLIEPGLGKLLTYGIRIPNAEEKQALQSLPNREGPAFAFIGQMARHKGLDLLIDAFAAAKIPGATLSIHGKPNPGDPHASAILDQIKHTPGVTYCGSFNGDDIYTVLRDVDAVVVPSIWHENAPLVMLEALSAGRPVLTSRARGMVDFVEHGRTGLIFDMNSTLAIREALVEFASNQDKIQQHCLKNPGYQFTPADHAAALREGLTRHALPANRAPMRRGCPPLARFLTMRGVETPLFSKSVAEFALKAGQAGAKGCEVRIPASPCLNRESWDAAFSIPKPPSAKSTPAPTSNALGSTFPTLERSKLLLRPQQKPYASLWGKGTVTMQWHKLQQIDTCTTIRLCARPKNGTASKLKITGTQETAGDESSIELVHNWNWSSKHWTEIELDLEALRKHLTTISRIEWIPMNEKAEWKLDVAGFDLLHPPLHPRAHHDPPIAPAEARSSAAS